DNA from Fusarium musae strain F31 chromosome 7, whole genome shotgun sequence:
GTTGGATTCCGGAACTGTGACAGTAACCCAGCTTGTGGAAACAGAAGCGCAACTGTCACCTGGTACTGAATCACAAGTCTTCACAATCGAAAAGCAGGATGAGATGGCCCAGAAGAAAGGAGGGACACAGGACACTGATGCAACTGATGTAAGGGCTGATAAGTCTGACGCAAATGACGAGGGGACAGACGAGGGTGATGATCGTTCATCCCTAAGCAAACCACTTATCGTGGTGCGCCGGGAAAAGCCGCAAACCCGAGAATACGACTTTGTCTGGCGTGATGGCGATATATTTAGTATCCGCACCGATACTGATATGTATAGGGCTGCCTTTGAAGCACGGATTGGTGACTATCAAACTATCCCGATGTTTACGCTTGATTATCTCTTGGAGAACTTACCTGATGcacaacaaggccaagatgctCCCACTGAAGATGGCCTGGAGGACTTTTTGGCACTTGATATGCCTTCTCCCGATGAATCGGATACGGAACCCATCAACGAGACCTTCTCAACCCCTATCGATTGCAAGCGGCCAACTTATGCCTTCGTTGGGCACGGTATTGATACAGACCAACGCATCTCGGATACTACAACTTCAGTCCCATTTTGCGTTTGGGTTGTCTGTGACTTACAGGCATGTCAAATATTCGCTCTTCAGAACCCTTGCCGTGGCGCCTGTGAGCACGTAAGATTGGAAGTAATGGATATATCTATGCTTCAGAGGGTCTTTTCTCATACAATGACCTTTCGGTCCATGACCTATGGTAAACTACTAAATGAAGAGGCGGCGAATTGTACGCAGGCAGAGCTCCAATTGGAGTGTTTCGACATGtgtcagaagaagaacggATGTCGACACACATTGGTAGAGGGTGCTGTATCGTCAGAGGCATGCTGCGTGCGACCAGTCACTCTGAGAGCTTGGTtagatgaggatgttgttgaagaagaagcagttACGTCAACGGACGACGGTGCTTCATATGAAGAGTCTAATTCTGTATATTCTACGATCGGCAAGGACCACGACCGCGGTCACGACGACCATGATTATGATGAGCGTGCACTGGACTTATTGCAAGCAGTCATGACCAGAATGCCTAACGGCTCTGATGTCCCGGATCGGATCGAACTTGACGTCCTCGTCGGCTATATCAAGGTGGTCGATAAACAAAAGCCCATAGAGAGAGAGTTTTATCTCCCTCAAGCGTGGGTCTGGGCTGATGCTTTATTGCCCAACATGTCCACATCTTTCGACGAGGATGCAATAGCATGGCTCTGGATTCTATGGAGGGTCCAAATGCCTACTGAGTTCCGGAAGCTATCTGCTATTGTAGCTCAGCAGGCAACAGGTCGCATTGGCCCAGAACATGACagacatggtgttgagatacCTGAGTCAATCATCGGTACGTAAAAGGGACCCTGTTTACGCACTTGAAGGTGTTTTAACAACCAATGATGTTTCAGATGTAATCgaagagagaagagttcATGCTCTCGCCCAGGTCAAAGACGGAGTCGATCAGGTGATCGAATTTtgtataaattataaagatcCAGTAGAGCAGAACTGGTCAATCTGGGGTCGCGAATCACTAAGGATGAACTCGATTTTCATAACGGATTACTTGAGGGACGAAACTTGCTTACATTTTGGATGGGCATGGTCTCCAACTTTTCGGGGTCTCAGTTTCGAAAACACTGCTAAATGGATTCGTTCAATAATGAACTCGGCGGATTGGGGGTTCTGGAATGTGCCACGAGCAAGAACAATACCCCGGGCCTTGGCAAATCTAAGCTTCATGGTTCTAAGACTCCGTCAGTATGAGGCCGAGGATTCTACCGTCTTATCCGCTCACGTCCAAAAGGAGCTCACAAATCTGGTTACCAGGCTAGACGCTCAAGATTGGGGCATCGACTTGGACAGGCTTACATCTAGGCCACGATGCTGACCTTTTACGAATAAAGTACATGAGATATTTTTTAAGCAGACCTTCCCCGACTGATTTTTGAATTGCTAAGTCCGACTTATACAAAAGCCAGCCTGGCTTTGGACTTGGCTACACTTTCCAAAAGCAGAGTCGCGCATTCAAAAACCTGGCATAAAATGTAAAGGTGCAGACTTTTACGGATCAAAGCAAATGCATCTCatcttattttaagcttGGGTCTTATTAACTGAGTTAACTTAATCCTTGGTTACTAGAAGGCAGGTAGGTAATATCAAACGGCGAACGTGGCTGGCAAGGTCGCATAGTCTATTAATAACAAATACTCGAGTTAGGAATAAGATGTTTGACGTATTTCCAAGTCCCTCTATCTGACCCCAAAGTACTAAACTGGGACTAGATACATTTTTATGCGTCCCAATTGCCAACCATGCACAAGGAAACCGGATACTCGTAAACCGTGTCGTAAAGTGACGCCACTGACAGACCGTTAAAACTTTCGATTCTTTGCTATGGGTAACCAAGCTCAATAGAAGCTGAACGAGGACTCGCGTACTTTGCTCAATATAGGTAATCGACATTCGTTTTCTTCTAATCTTAACAAGTTTGTTTATTGCTTTTGTCTCTTGCTACAGCATATAGACTAACACGACACAGAACCGGTCTATTTATAGCGAGGCCGAATTTTCAGGCGGGAAAGATGCTACTATTTCCCAATATGTATTTACTTGCTCAAACACACGAATACCGAAATGCTATCTGAAGACCGTAGTAACCCTCCTTCCGTCTCTTGCTATAATAGCTTTGTAACGGAGCTACTCTACTTTGACAGGAGTAAATGCAGGATTCTTCATACTTGAGTTAGTTGTTTGCGCAACGAGTGCAACAGGTACGCCAAAGGCCCAGATCCTGTCAATGCTGAGTGTATTCGCGATATCAGCCAGAGGATCCTTGTTCAGCAAGACCAGATCAGCTCTCTTCTCCACCTCGATAGAACCGCGATCTGCCATCCTATGCCACTTGGCAGCGTCTCTGGTTGCAGAATTTATGGCTTCGGCTGGCGACATGCCGAGAAGGCTGACAAAGTTTTGCAGTTCAAAGTGCAAGCTGAGGCCCCAGGGAACCAAGGCTGTTTCATCACCCACAGCCAGTTGACCGACAGAGTCGGTGCCGGCAATCAGCGGAACCCCGTGCTGGTATAAAAGCTTAGCGTTGGTCTCGGCGTGCTGAATAGTCCGATTGCTGCCAGGCGTCACGCTAAAGTACTTTTGCAGAGTCTTGCTTCTGTAGGCAAACTCGAAAACGTTCAGCGTCGGCGTTACGAATTGCTTCTGCTGGAGAATCCTCTTGATTGTGCTGTTGCTAAGAATTCCGTCGTCAGGGACGTGTTGGATACCATCCGTGTTTGACGCGACAGCCTGAGAATACGCCATGATATCCGCAGCGTGGGTCATACTCTGCTTGTTGTACTGATGGCGCGCAACATTGATCATTTGAATCTGCTGCTCGAGGGATGGACCGCTGATTTCCGCCGTGATCTTGGAGTAGTCGCTCCCGTTGTTGAACCCGTCCTGCGCGAATCTCACAACGTCCGTGTCGGGAAATATGAGCGTGCTATTAGGCCGGGGTTGGGTTTTCGAGTGTGGACTGCCGTAGCCGACTGCAGACATTGAAGCGAATTTGAACGACGCTAGCCCGGGCTGGTCAGCGTTGATATGGCATTGGGTGTAGTTGCCGCAATTCATATGCATAGCAGTCGTGCAGCCATACGAGGTGAATTCTTCGAGCGACTGTACGCCTgacagatgaagatggctaTCGATTAGACCAGGGACGAGGAACTTCCCTGCTCCATTTACCCTTAGAGTAGGGTCGCTGCAAGTGCCGATGTCGACAATCCAACCACCATCGATACAGACAGTCTGAGGCTCTTCGAAGCGAATCCCATTGAACACGCGAACATGCTCGATTGCCGTTCGCGCGGTGTCATGCTGAGCGGAACGTCTTTGGTTGTTTAATGGTTCGTTCGTATCGTGCACCACATGAAGGGGACAAGCTGTGACCAGAACAGAAAGGGAGAGAGTGCATACGGCGTGGAGAGTGGTATGCTTCATCTTGTTTGCTATCTTGTCGTGCAAGCGAAAGGCTTGTAGTCCAAGGGCGTGATATGAAAGTAAGGGGGATACAATGTAGATATTCGTGGAGATGTGAAaattgttgaggttgatggttGACTTGATGCTAGCTACACGGCGACTCAGACCTTTATATATACATGTCTGTGATCGCATGCGAAGCTGAACCGCTTTAGTTGTTAGAGCTGCCCTTAGAAAGGCATTGTAAGAAAGCCGTCATATCTCGATTTCTTTGAGCATGATTATATCTCCTTGCCGTGTACGATGACGAGTCAGGATCTATCACGTACATCATTCCATTTTCTGTCTGTAAGTGGTagtgatcttcttgttgcttAGCATATAGAGTATGACCGATTAGACCGTGTTTTCGTTATCTGCATTCTGGGTCTAGTGTACGAATCTGTCGGCTGTGACGCGCAGGGCTGGGGGTGAATGTGGCTCAGCTCCATTGCAGGGTCAGGGCGCTAAACCACCAACGAGCCCTTGTTCGACTCAGCCTCTGCCATTGCATCGCGATGAGCATTAAGATAAATTCCGTCAGGGCAGCACACTAGCCATGCCTGATAAAGTAACGTATACAGTTCCACGTAGGCCAGCAGCGCACACTATTCCCTACGAATACTTCATTGACACAGCCTCGCCAACCACATGCCTGTCCCAACCCCATCCACGCTCGTACACTTGACCAACTTTGGCCTAGCTCGGCAAGTATGATCTGCGCCCTGCATTCTCCGACCCATCCGACAAAGCATACAAACATATGTATAACATTTATGGTCTGTATCGACGTGGCGATTTTCGACGCTTAACATGTGCAACACTCCTCTTCACTGGCAGTCAATTCCAATCATCCCCTAAACACCACGCGTCATGCCTTCACGCAACTGGCATCCAAAGTCCAGACTTGGTTGCACTCAATGCAAGAAGCGCCATATCAAGGTAAATACCGGCAGTGTAGCGCTTGGAAGTGCAATTGCATACTAATGATGGGTACTTTTAGTGTGATCTGAAACAAGCTGGTTGTGATAAGTGTAGCAGCAGGGGGATTGTCTGCGACTTTCAGCAACAACGGCCTAGGACAGAGAACACAAGCTGCACAATTGTGGTACACTCCGACAGATATCAGTGCCCAACTGCTTCAAGTGACCTGACGCATCTTTATAGCGTGGGGAAGCTGCTATGCCTCATCGAGAATAACGAGCTGATGGACTCGTGGGACCCAATTCTCGCAGCACACGTCCAGAAGCATTCTTTCCTGAAGCACGCTTTCCGTGCACTCGCTATACTTCGCTCACGCGCCATGACACCATCCGTTCGGAGGGACGATTACATAGATGGATATCTGCATCACATAGCCGCGACGAATGATTTTCGGAGTCATGTGGCTTCGGTGGGCAATCCAAGCTGGATCCCGACCGTCATGTTCACAATGGCGATTATCATCTTAGAGATCAGAGGCTTCGTCACAGACCAGACGCCTCAATCTTTGGTGAATGTGCTCACGACTCTGCGGACCTCGGCGAAGCTCGTCGAGTCGATAGCAGCAGATTTTATACAGCGACAGCAAGTGAGGGAGCGTCTGCGTGATGCATTTGTGCTCGAGAACCCATGGGCTCAGATTGCAGCGGAACAGTGTATACAGGAGCTTGATAGAGCAATCATTACCCTGTGCGTCGACAGTGACCAGCTGGGAACACACCACCAGCAAAGCATATCGTCTCTGAAAAGATGGATAATGGATACGCAGTGTCACCCGCGAACTTGGGCGCATATAATCCAGTGGCCGGCCTCTTTAACTGATGGCTTCATAGATAGCGTCAGACTCGGTGAGCCTGTCGCGTGGCTTCAGTGTTACTTCTGGGCGAGTACACTCAGCAACGCCCCAAAAAGCTGGTTCTTTGAAGGTTGGCGCGGCTCTGTGCCTTTATACTTGCAGAAGAATATTACTCGAGCTGGCGTTGTGGGTTTACTTGAACAAGGGAGTTGAGAGGAACTACGGTTGCCTTCATACCGATCAGATCACAAGCTGTAACAGCGCGCTGAGCGCCAAACCCCAACGCTACAAAGACGTTACAGCCCCCCTTCACGTATTACTCCTGATTTTGCTCCCTCAGTGTAGCATTCCAACTTTGGTCGTTCGCTCGCTATATATACGCATTCATAACATGGTCTACCAGAAGCTCTCCTCTGGCTAAGCCATAACTTGAGGCCTCGGGCCACGCGAAGTTATAATTTTCCGAAAAGGCTGGTTCGAGGTAACAATTTGCTGAAAAAGACTCTTCAGGTGATCCAATTTTGTCAAAAGGATTCAATTGAGAAATGGCTATTGGTCCCAGCTTTTCTGTTGTATTTGACAAGACATTTACGGATAATGCCTCTTCGTTCATTTAAACCCGGTCCTCCGTAAGCTTCTCAGAAACCATATCGCTGAGATCCCAACGGACATAAGAGACCTTTCTAGATAAAGAGGCCGTATAGTTGTTGCAGCCAGGTATGATCCGAAGTTCTGTGCGATACTGATTGCTGGAATGGTAGCACCCTGGGTATGCTGTAGCCTACGTTGACGAATATTGTCTGccctctggctctggcccccttcttcatctgggcCCAATTCCTCGAGGGGTAGGACGGCCCCCATACGTCCCTCCACCTCGTCTCTTATTCCCCGCCTCTCCGTCTCGGCTGTGCTGTCGGTTGCGCTGAGacttcttccctttcttccAGGCTTTTCAACACTTATCCGACTCAAAGACGCTGAGGTTGGCGCTGACAAGAACTTCTTTCCAAATAATAGTTCAAGTAAGGGCAGCAGCATCGGGATGCACGCGGCTATTATGACAGAGTTTGTTTCGACACTAAGAACAAGTTAATGGAAACATGTTGGATGGCGCAAAGGAGACCACAAACCTTATCCAGATCACAAGACTCCCTGAAGCATCTGCCAATGCAAAGTTCTGTCAGTAAAGGTATCTATGTTGTGCGGATGGTACGGGCTTACAAGTATAGTCTCTGCCGTCTCCCATACCTGGAACCGCCATGACTTTGCGTATAGCAGCACAGCCAGCACTAGGGGAAGATATCAGTCAGAGTCAAGTTTTAACACACGAGTAGCACGCAGCAATACTAATCAGACACCAAAGCCAAGGGCCACGCTAAGAGCCAATTTCTTTCAGGTGTACTTGTAACGACCACAGCACTACCACTGGGTATAGAGCAAGGTAGAAGTCTACCACGGCGGAGAATGCTGCCGTTCATCGATTCATCATTAGTATGCCGGAAGCCTCTTACTTCACACACGAGGATTAGGGTCTTCTCACATCCCACAATAACAGAATAGACGACTATGGCAGTCGAGCTACGGCACTTGGCAGGGGCATATAAAGTGAATTGAGCCTCTGGTGGGTCGCACTCTGAGAAGCGGACGCCGAAGGCACCGAGCATAAGGACAAGGTTTACGATTACGAGGCCCCAAAGCAACCGAAAGTGCCGGGGTGATGGGAAGAGGATCTTGACCAGCAGATTGACGACAGCGAACTTTGGCAGCGCGAGCGACAGCACTCCTTGGATCAGGCCGATCATCAGGAAGAAGACAGAACGGTCGAGTTCGTCGACGGTCAGAGCCGCCTGGTGGCGGCCACAACCGGGGAGGATGGCGGCAGTCCAGCAGGCTACGTAGGCGAACACAAATCCCTAGACATGTCAGCTGTTATCGCCGGTGGTAGGAAGAGCTGGTGAGAAGGCATTATAGAGAATAGAGTAGGAGACCAACAAGAGACAGGATTATAACGTAGTCATCGATAGCTAAGCGACcgagctttttatatctcGAAAGGGCCCTGCCTACGACAGCGAGGGATGACAGGGCTGTGAATGAATACATGACTGCCATCATAGCAGGGCCTTTATTTTCAGCCGCGAGATGAAGCGGAAGCGAATGCATCGCTGGTATTTGAGCCTCAGGGACCTTGTTCCCCTGCCTTTTGTGTTCGACGGAAGCTGAATATCGACGTGTCTAAAAACTCGTCTGGATGGTAATTCGAGATGACTGAATCGTTGGACAGCGCCTTTAGAAGATACCATGTCTGTTATTAGAGGATAATTACAGTAAAAGAATTAGCAGTAAGCATAAGCTATTCTTAAATAAATACAGGAGTATGATTTTAAGCAAAGTTGGATATAGTCTTACTTGTATCAGCCTAGTATTGCGTGATAAGTAGATATCACATGACCTCAGCCTTACAATACGTTgaatttataatactacctaGTCTCAGTCGTGAACTCTAATGATCTAAACCTTAGGAGTTCTCAGATATCATATCCCAGTTCGACTAGTCAAGTTCGATCTCATGCCTGTATATCCGTCgggttataaaataataaaattagatGCTCGTAAACCGCAGACTCAGATGAAGCTAAAGACAGACCATTGATTTTCCCCTGTATTTCCCCTTGGTAACCCCTAAATTAAGCGTATTAGCGTGCAGCTGAGGTCGATAGTTCACTGGACGGCATCGCGCTAGCACCAAGCCCGACGCCATAAAGACGTAGCAGCGCCCGCTTGCGTATTCCGTATTCTCTTTGAATTCAGCTTTCTCTTAAATCTCAATTCCAACTTTAGTCTTTCGCTAATAACTATGCGCACTTGTGAATTTCTGTCGCTGGCCATTGGCCTCATTGGCGCGGCTGCCAGCCCATGCAAGCCGCTGACATCGGGTATGGTTGTATCACGAATTTGACAGGGAGGATCCGCTGACCAGAGAGTTGAACAGCTTCAGTCGTCACCTCTGCAACTTTGACATCAAGTGTCGTTGAACCCACTGTGTCTACCTCTGTTGAATCTGCTGTCACTGAGACGTCAACTTCGACCGAGTCTTTGGTCACTGATACTGCGACAACTGCTGCGGACTCAACCACTGCTGACCTGACAACCACTGCTTTGACCGCCACGTCTGCCGATTCAACAACACTCTTTACAACAGAGACTTCCGCTGCTACAACCGATTTCTCGTCCACCGAGACTACAGCCGATACAACCACCGCCGACGCAACAACCACAACATCCGACGCCCCTCCCGTTATCACCACCTTCGCCATCATCGCCGGCTCCGGCCCCGCAGCAAACCGCAACCTCAAATCCGACAACCTCGTCGGTGGTCTCCTCTACCTCGGCTCAGGCATCACCCTCCCCGCGCAGCACTACAATTTCGATGCCACCACAGGCCAGATCAAATCCGGCTCCGTGTCCCTCTGTGCAACGTTCCAAAACAGCGACACGACCAAGGCCTACCTCTCCCCATGTACCAGCGCCAATGAGAACCCTAACAAGGGCGTCGTGTTCCTGGACTGCCAGGTCCCTGCTGAAGGATCTGCCCTGCAGTGTAGTGTTCCGGTGCTGAGCTGTGTGCAGCAAGGTGGTGGTGTGCAGACTTGTGATGCGACGACGAGTACTTTGAGCCATTTTAGTATGGAGGGTGATGTCGGGATGGTGTatattgttggtgatgggttTACGGGTGTCAATCAGACGCCTGTTGATCTGATTGTTGACCAGGCGGAGGCTGCTGCTCCGACACCTTGAGCTTTGGTGGAAATGTGAGGAAAGTGCAATGATTGCCATTTTGCCCGTAAGCGTGTTGTCTAAATTTCCtgtatatagttttttatcATCAACGGAGTGGATATACTTGAATTAAGAAGACTCTTGTCAGGTATGCCGTTAATATATCAGCAATTCGACTTGATTGTTGTTTCTTTGACCATCACCACGGCCTCGTTTAATGGTATATAGTCACTAATAGCTCAGTATGATTACTGCATGCTTGTCCATTTCGGCTCGCTGTTCATGAAGCTCTGAATCGCGAATCTTGCCATGATGTCATGTCGAAATCAGGAGGGCAGTAATTAGATACTGTTGAAACGTTAAGTTCAGAGTAGGACATGGGTCTTTGGGTTAATCCGTTGAGGTTAGATTTGTTTCGCGAGTTTTGGGTAACGTCCGATCGAGTAGTGAGTTGATCGAAATACTCGAAGCATGAAATGGACAGACTCTATAGCTAGGCGTTTGCCAAAAGGTTGTCAAGCTGCGTATCCCAAGATGGCATCAAGTCATAAAACATAAGTAACGGTTCAAAGTTATTTCTAGAACAGCCGTCATCCATACTTTTTGAGTGATTCGTTGTTCGTTCCAAATGGTTCTCCTGAAAACGCAAAAGTGTAGGGTAATTAGCGCGCGCGTCGGGCGATCCCGCTTGTGCTCCAGCTGCTGACTCACGCAGCTTATTAATACCAGCAGTCACGCAACTAACAACTGCCTTTAAATAAATCCCCCGCATCTGGCTCccaagaacaaagagactTTCGCTTCACAGTAACATCGTAAAACCTTGTCAATTACTAGCTGCTTATCAATTCAAAACCTTTTCATCTTATCTTGATTAGTTATAGTCATGGGCGACGCCTCAGTCTTCAAATATCCCTCTCCCTTAACCGGATATGAGAACGCCCCACCATTGCCAGACGAGAAGGCGGCGGATGGGAAGAGCTATGTAAACCCTCCGGCTGAAAAGCTTAGTGAAGCATACGACAGGTTCATCGAACCTTTGGACAATGGCCGACAAGGTGGCTTGTAAGTCAGATCAATTCTGGGAGGGCACGTGACAAGCTGACAGGTATCAGTGACATTCACATCTACTACCTCCAAACCAACGAAACGCAGACCAAGTACGCCAAGGAACTATGGGAACGCATCCGAAGAGAATGTGAGTTGATTAAATGAATTCCTTAGACTGTAGCTAAAACAAGTAACTTTAGTTCCCGAACTCCGAATCTACAAATTCTGGGAGGGGCCGATTGGACCTCATCCGATTGCCATGTTTGAAGTCAACGTCTTCACACCAGCTCAGTTTGGGGCATTCGTCGCGTGGCTGGCTATCTGGCGAGGACCTCTGTCTGCGCTCGTGCATCCCAATGTTATTCCCGAAAAGGGCGTGAATCGCTGGGCCTCGATGAAGAGGGATCATTTGGAGAGGGCGATCTGGATGGGTGAAAGACTTCCACTGGATCTCAGTCTTTTCAACAGGGAGGATTAGATGCATCACATTTGTTACAAATGATCTAAGTTTAATAGAAAACCTCAAGTTTACAGTTGTCTTGAACGGAATCAATTCTGTGAATTATTATGTCAACTGAACTAGATCATTGCGAGAGGTGCTTTACCGCTCCGCACAAACCTGGCCCAACCTCCAAGCATGAGTCTTATTTGTGCTCGCCCTCACCGTTGCAGAAGGGGATAGGATAAGTTTCGCTACTGCAGAGACGAATAATACCCTTAACCCACTCCAGGTTCCCGTAAGTCTGACTCTCATACGAATCCGACGTGAACTCCGTcttctcgatctcatcaccacaTCCATCAAGAACATTACCCTGAACACGTCGGACATAAGGCTGACTAACAATAAGACCATGATGATTCTCGGGAACTTGGAACGACAGTGACTGCTGCTGGCTTGAAGTCCAAGTCTCACTGTAGTCGATGCTCAGCGACGTACTGAGAATGCTCTCGATGAGAGAAATGCTGAAGCTAGCGCCCACTGAGAGCGAGTTGGCGATGGTGAAGCCAGAGGTCACGCTGACGGTGGCTTTGGAGCCGTCGAGGCTGCTTATGACGGGGGACATGGCGACGTCCCAGTTGAGGAATTCTTTCTCGGATAGGACTTGGACTTCGGTGCTTTCGCAGCCACGACGGTTGATGTTGCGCTTGGTGGGGGTTTTGGTAGTGATTGCGGGGGCAGTCTCGAGACGTTCGAGGTCAGCGGCTTTCATGATTTGGGAAGTGCCGTCGGTTTTGAGAACGATGACATCGTCGGAAGAAAGGATCTTGGGAGCAGCTGCGGCTTGGGTGACCGAGACAAGGCTGATGAGTGCGAGGAGCGTGGAGGGGATCATCGTGGGGATTTGAGTGTTGTGATTAAGTGCGAGTATTAAGCAACACAGCCAAAGCAAAACGATGGAATGAATGAGTGACTTGGTAAAGACCGTAAAGAGCGAATGAATGCACAAACGAATGAACGATGAAGCGCGATGCTATGCTAGTCTCTGTAAGCTGGGGCGCACTGATCTTTAAACCCATCCATCTCCAGACATCACAGACCCAGTTCATCTCAACTCCCCTTCATGACTCAAAAAGGCAATGCGTAAATTCACATATGACACAAGGACCCTATAGTCAATGCACGCGAAGAATGTAACACTGGCCCAGTAGGGCGGGTTCTCCACACAGAACATCGTATCCCGAAGTTTCAAATGCTCGGCTGCGTCATGAACTTTTCCTATTTCTCGCACCGACGGTGGGAAATAGAGTTTATGGCATGTTTCATCCCTATATTCACCGGAACTGCCGATGGTGACAAACAAGCTTCTGGAATATTTGTTCGCGGGACTATCGTTATAGTTCGTCGGATGTTGGGTGTTGGCGTTGATCTTTTGGGGAGCTCTTGGTATTGTTTCAGGTTAGCATAACATTCGTAAAAGTACCGGTACTGATATTAGTGACGTTGCATCGATGGGAAAAGCTCGGACAAATCCGTTCAGCTGAAGAGGTAGACGTACGGTCCCGGAGATAGGGTGTTATAAGTGTCTGCACGTCCGTTGGCAGTCGATGCCTTGtcatccatcaccaacagtctTTACCAATTTCAGGCCTTTGACACTCTTTTGCCACCAGCCACTCATTTTATAAATCCAGTTATTTGCGATTGcgattaattaataatatcacCTTTTCAAATAATAGCATACTTCATCATGTttgccaagatcttcagcGCTTTCCTGCTCGTCACTGCCGTGTAAGTCCACCGATCCGATTATCGAGATAGGTGCCTAACAATAATAAAGAACGGCGAAGCTTCACGATAACTGTGCCTGCCATAACGGAGACAGTTACAACTGGCGATTGACTGCCGCTGCCTGCAAAGAGTACAACGATCAAGACTACGAGGTTAGTAATTGAAGCCAGACTCCCTTAATAATGTCATATGCGCTAACGGACTGTGCAGTGGGGAAGTGCTGCCTACAATGAGATATCTGGTCGTGTAAGTGAAGATCTATTTGGTAAATAGGATCTATACTGACTTGAGAGCAGTGTACTCAAGCTACTACCGGAGACAAGATCGCTGGTGATCAGTGGGAGGATGCCTGCAGAAAGATCGCCGAGCAGGGCTACGACTGCGCAGATGGAGAGGGGAAGTGCTACGCCAACCCCAAGAAGGTCCGCGGCAGATGTTAAACACTTTGTATAATACTTGACGCGGAATGACTGCTGCAAAAGCACTGAGGAGTCTTTTTGCTTCCATGAATGAAGTCTTTCTTATCTGGCCACATTGACTCCGAGACAAAGCGACTCGATCCCGAGTAACTGGGAGAAAGGTCGAGGAGAGATAGAACACGTGTTAACGCAGACGTGATAAAAGACGGTGGATGTAGTAGTTATTTGCTTAAAATAGAGGCCCCTATTTCATGTCAGGCTCTCAGTGGGCCGGGAATGGCCACATAATTATGGTATCTGAAAGGTCATGCGATTAGGCTGATACAAGAATCGT
Protein-coding regions in this window:
- a CDS encoding hypothetical protein (EggNog:ENOG41) — protein: MFAKIFSAFLLVTAVTAKLHDNCACHNGDSYNWRLTAAACKEYNDQDYEWGSAAYNEISGRCTQATTGDKIAGDQWEDACRKIAEQGYDCADGEGKCYANPKKVRGRC
- a CDS encoding hypothetical protein (EggNog:ENOG41); this encodes MGDASVFKYPSPLTGYENAPPLPDEKAADGKSYVNPPAEKLSEAYDRFIEPLDNGRQGGFDIHIYYLQTNETQTKYAKELWERIRREFPELRIYKFWEGPIGPHPIAMFEVNVFTPAQFGAFVAWLAIWRGPLSALVHPNVIPEKGVNRWASMKRDHLERAIWMGERLPLDLSLFNRED
- a CDS encoding hypothetical protein (EggNog:ENOG41); the protein is MAEALGTASAIITIWDLVVKAKKMHDQIKTAPGTWKLYCDGLESLAHVQIVIKDLVQSTPQMAIPMIQLHEGETKDLVSFVNDNLKIVRKQATNILDQHDLVTNRSTTANKFFEWLRIIKKSYMFILDEQEIGPLREAVESAKSTLQLALQLLFTNKFFSGEQRMHDELKNIHDSMKKQAGRLKSIEKNRKLSQIPLKLNCGKVSASRGKRIKAAALRFGRLTNKTNHAFEALLDSGTVTVTQLVETEAQLSPGTESQVFTIEKQDEMAQKKGGTQDTDATDVRADKSDANDEGTDEGDDRSSLSKPLIVVRREKPQTREYDFVWRDGDIFSIRTDTDMYRAAFEARIGDYQTIPMFTLDYLLENLPDAQQGQDAPTEDGLEDFLALDMPSPDESDTEPINETFSTPIDCKRPTYAFVGHGIDTDQRISDTTTSVPFCVWVVCDLQACQIFALQNPCRGACEHAELQLECFDMCQKKNGCRHTLVEGAVSSEACCVRPVTLRAWLDEDVVEEEAVTSTDDGASYEESNSVYSTIGKDHDRGHDDHDYDERALDLLQAVMTRMPNGSDVPDRIELDVLVGYIKVVDKQKPIEREFYLPQAWVWADALLPNMSTSFDEDAIAWLWILWRVQMPTEFRKLSAIVAQQATGRIGPEHDRHGVEIPESIIGT
- a CDS encoding hypothetical protein (EggNog:ENOG41~MEROPS:MER0005900), with amino-acid sequence MKHTTLHAVCTLSLSVLVTACPLHVVHDTNEPLNNQRRSAQHDTARTAIEHVRVFNGIRFEEPQTVCIDGGWIVDIGTCSDPTLRVNGAGKFLVPGLIDSHLHLSGVQSLEEFTSYGCTTAMHMNCGNYTQCHINADQPGLASFKFASMSAVGYGSPHSKTQPRPNSTLIFPDTDVVRFAQDGFNNGSDYSKITAEISGPSLEQQIQMINVARHQYNKQSMTHAADIMAYSQAVASNTDGIQHVPDDGILSNSTIKRILQQKQFVTPTLNVFEFAYRSKTLQKYFSVTPGSNRTIQHAETNAKLLYQHGVPLIAGTDSVGQLAVGDETALVPWGLSLHFELQNFVSLLGMSPAEAINSATRDAAKWHRMADRGSIEVEKRADLVLLNKDPLADIANTLSIDRIWAFGVPVALVAQTTNSSMKNPAFTPVKVE
- a CDS encoding hypothetical protein (EggNog:ENOG41) — its product is MIPSTLLALISLVSVTQAAAAPKILSSDDVIVLKTDGTSQIMKAADLERLETAPAITTKTPTKRNINRRGCESTEVQVLSEKEFLNWDVAMSPVISSLDGSKATVSVTSGFTIANSLSVGASFSISLIESILSTSLSIDYSETWTSSQQQSLSFQVPENHHGLIVSQPYVRRVQGNVLDGCGDEIEKTEFTSDSYESQTYGNLEWVKGIIRLCSSETYPIPFCNGEGEHK